A stretch of DNA from Kangiella sediminilitoris:
TCTCATTTTTAATTACGGGTTTCTGAGTAGGTTTTTGCGGATCTTTGAGTAAGTTCCTATTCGGCGGAACCGTCTTCTGGCTTGGTACTTCTTTAACTTTATACTTACGATCCATTTCGTAATATTGATAGATAGTGAATATGCCGAAAAATAATAAGACAAAACACATTCCAATAAGTATTCCGATTAAATAGCGCATTACACTTCCTTGTATATAGTTATGATTCAAGTCTACCCAACAGATTATGATATTTGAAGCCATAAAACCTATTTGGCTTATTTTTCACAACTAAACCTTTTACTGACCAAGCGCATCTTAATAACTAACAATAGCAGTAAAAAGGATATGGGGAATGAGGATCATCTATGCGCTTTTGACGTCACTTTTGGTGTCGTCATGTTACGTTGCGGCAAAGCAGGAACTTCAAGATACAGACAATCAGTCTTCTCGCGCCAACAATATCGAACAAAACTTAACGCCGATTTATTCCATTAAAGGCAAAACGCCCCGCAAATCGATTCAGGATTTTATGCAGAGGGATAAGATTCCGGGCCTGAGCATGACCTTTATTGATAAAGGGCAAATCGCCTGGACCAGAACCTATGGCTACTCCAATCTTGAGAATAAAACCAAGGTTACCAAGGACACGGTTTTCGCTGCGGGCTCAGTCAGTAAGCCCGTCTCGGCCACTGCGGCGCTGGCTTTGGTCGATCAAGGCGTTCTAACTTTAGACAGCGACGTTAATCAGTACCTTAAAGGCTGGACAGTTCCCGAGAACGAATATACCAAGAATGAAAAAGTAACACTGCGCAGGCTCATCAGCCATACCGCGGGTTTTAATCGATACTTCCACTCACGCTATTCTCCTAAAGAGCAGATGCCGACGGTGGAACAAATGCTAAGCGGAGAAGCACCATCCAAGGATCAGCCAGCGAAACTTATCTATGAGCCTGGCTACGGTTATAAATATTCCAACCCCGGCTATTTAGTGCTGGAAGAATTGCTGACCGACGTAACGCAACAATCTTTCGTAGAGACGCTGGATGAGCTGGTTCTAAAACCTTCAGGCATGAGCCACAGTTCTTTTCAGCAACCTATCGCAGCTCATCTGAAAGACAAGAAAGCAACCGGGTATTCTGCAAACCAAAAACCGTACCCTTATCGAGCCTACTCTTTTAAAGCGCTTGGCGGACTCTGGGCGACATCGAATGATTTAGGCAGATGGCTTATCACCCTGTTAAATGATCATCACGCAGGAACCAACACGCTTTTATCGCAGAAGCTGACCAATCAAATTTTTGATCAGGATGGTAACAGACTCAGCTTCGCGCTATGGGCGTGGAAAGATGATATTGTATTCCGCCACACAGGCCATAACCCCGGCTTCACCTCCTTTGTCTTTGGCTCGGTCAATAACCAGCAGGCCATCGTAGTCATGACTAACAGCGATAACACACAGGACCTGTTTGATCATATTCAACGAGCCGTCGCCGAAGAGTACCAGTGGGACTACTTCAGACCTGAAGCTTATGACGTGTATCAGGGCGAAACCATTGACCTGCTAAAGATTTCGCGTCAGTTCGAATGGAATGGTAACTACATGAACTTCAGCGATGAAGAAGATGGCTTCTATATGCAAATCAATAACGAACGCTTCTTGCTGGTTCCTATCGCCAAGAATCAGTTCTTATCGCCAGACAATTCGTTAAAAATTATTTTTGATGAAGACAATTTAGATCAGGTCACAATCTGGAAAGCTAACGGCGATAGAACCACCGCGAACAGGATGTAGCCGCATGAATCCCTTAAACAAGTTGATTTATATTTTTGCTGTGGCGCTATGCTCCTGCGCCACAACTAAACCAGTGCAGCCAACCATCAAGACCAGTACCGGCAGAGACATTAAGGTCGCGGAGTTTGAACAGTTTGTTGAGCAGAAAATGCAGCAGCATGATATCCCGGGGCTGTCTATCGCTATCATTACTGACGACGAATTAACCTACAGCAAAAACTTTGGCGTAAAAAATAGTCTCACCAAAGAGCCTGTCGCGCCTGATACCTTATTCGAGGCTGCCTCGGTTTCTAAACCGCTATTCGGCTTTTTTGTTTTACAGCAGGCCGAGAAAGGCGTGATCAATCTCGACCAGCCTATTGCCGAATATTATCAGGACGATGAGATTGATACTCAGGATCCAAACCACAAACTGTTAACCGCACGGATGATCCTTAATCACAGTTCGGGCTTTGTGAACTGGCGTGAAAAATCAGAAGATAACAACAAAAAAGACAAGCTACGTTTTACCTTTAAACCGGGAACCCAATACGGTTATTCTGGCGAAGCCTATCAATACCTTAAGCGAGCCCTGGCCTATCAACTATCATTGTCGGATATTGAACTAGACCAATACTTTCGTAACGAAAACAGCAGCTACTTCGACACCAGCGACATGGCCTTCACCTGGAAAGAAGAATACGCAAAACGCAAAGCCTATTCGCACCGAAACGGTGAACCAACGGACAACAGCTCGCAAGGCCCAGCCGACTGGTTTGGCTCGGCAGGCAGTTTACACACCGACGCCAAGAGCTACGCACAATTCCTGCTCTATCTCATGCAGCACCAAAACCACAGCCAAGAACAAAACCAGAATCTTGCCCAACAATCTCTAGCACTGCAAAACGATTTACCCAAAGTACCGAACGGCAACTATCGAAGCCTGCTCTTCCCCTACTGGGAAGTCGACGGCGAAATCCGCTTTGCCCACTCCGGCAATAATGGCGACACTCGCGCCTACTGTCACTTCTACCAAGACAAACCCTTTGGCATCGTCATGTTCAGTAACACCGACAAGTTTTTTGCTTCGCAATTCGCTAAACAAATCCTGGGTTATCTTGACGAACCCTACCCTTACCACTAACTTTTGAAGTCTATAGTCTTGATACAACCGTGCAATGCGCATCTGCATTAAAGCACAAACAACTCGTCATGATCTGGGGCGGAGCAAACTCCATACAAGGCTACAGCGACTATAGGTGGCACTACTAGTGTTAAAGGACTTGGCTCACCGGGGCTGATCCTGCATTTGATGAAGGATGTTTGTCGATAATGTGCTTGAAAAAAAAACGCCATAAGAATGGCGTTTTTGTAGCTACGAATTTTGTTAGTTCTTTCCTACCAGCTCTTTAAAGCATTCTCCATAACTTGGGTAGAATCTTCCATTTTTTTATTTTCATTTCTGAAAAAACGACGCTCTATCAAATCCTTACGATCTAGTTTGCGGCTTTTTTCCTTCTTAGTTTCTGTTCCTAACATCATAGTTTTCCCCCTTGCGTTAATGCCTATAATAGTTATCAAAAAAGTGTCGATTGAACTCCGGTTTGAAGTAATGCTTCCTTTTAACCCAAACAAAACCGTCACCTTTCGAAATAACTGCAACATCTACAGGACCACCAACGGATTCTGCAGCATCTGACATTTTCATCCTTAATGCTACCATACTTACTAATGATTCTGCCATCTCTATTAACTCATTCTTTGGTAAAGAGTTTATTACACTTGCCATTGGGCTTAAGTGCTCACTAACAATATAGCTAGAAATATCTTCTTTACTGGATTCCGCACATTTACTCATTTCTTCTACTAGCTTATCGGTATCAAACTCAATTTCCGCTAACTTTTGCAGTGCACCACTGTCTTTTAATAAAGATATGTATTGATTTTTAAGTGTATTACTATATTCATATATATACCCTTCTAGAATTGGATCTACACCTCTTATAAAACTCCTAGCAGTGTTGGTTTGTGCAAATGTAATTACATCGCCTTGGCAGCCTTCTTCGTTGGTGCTTTCATGGATAGAAGATTGAGATTTTCTTATTTTGTTATTGAACATTACTCCGACATTAAAAGCCTGAAGTTGTGGAAATAATTCTTCTTTCCCGTATCCAGCTATTACTACCTCACTATATACAATAAAACTTCTTCGAATTATTAATTCTCCGAGTAAATCGACTAAAGTTTTAAAATCTTCATCTTTGAACTGCTCAACCGCATAACCCAATATTGATTTAGACATATCAATAACAGTATCTGAATACTCTTCTATGAACTTCTCTTTGTCTTCATCATTAAAGTTTTTTAATATCTCACCTTCTTTAGCTTTTTCTTTCTCATTATCAATCAATTGTAAAGTCAACTCATATGCTCGAGCTTTCAACTTCTGATAATCAAGCTCTTGATCTAGCTCTTTATCAAAGCAATTCAATATTAACTTCTTTAGTGACTCGATTTGCTGCCCCACTCTCTTCTCACATAAACTTCTCTGTACATTTTCAGTAAAGTATTTACTCCCATTACCAACCTCTAAGTATGACCAAAAATGCTCTACATACTCAGAGAGAGTACTAAATACACCGTCCCTAAGCTCTTCTCTAAAGTCTTTTATTAAAGTTTCCCAAGGAACATGCATGTAGTGACTTGAACCATTGATCATAATTCCTATAGGTTCATATTTAGAAAGCATGAATAATTTATTTGCTGTATTGTATACTTTTCCATTATTTAAAGTTGCTGCACTATCAGCGGCTAAAGCAACTCCATATTGGTTAATCACTGCTACTTCTGCTGTCATTATTATCTCCTTTTTTATTTATTTTTATCGTTCATTAGTACTAACTTACCACTAACCCGCTAATTTAATAAAGCCTCTTATAGTTGACACGTTAAACGGTCATTTCAACGTATACAAAATTAATGGGGTAGAGTACAATTTACTCGCCCCATTTATTACTTAAATGACATACCGAGTTCGTTAACCGTTTTTGTTCCGGTTTTTATTCGCACTCTTATTGATCGGTTTCTTCTTACTCGGTTTTCTTTTAACTGTAGATTTTCCTTTATTCGCTGACTTGCCTTTATAACCGTTCTTGCCTCTTTTGGGTTGGCTTCCTTTATCTTTATTACTGCCTGATTTTTTGCCTGATTCTTTCAGCTTTGCTTTAGCCAGTTTCTTTTTATGGGGCTTCTTTTTCTTTGCGGCTTTTAGATCCGTTTCAGGAACTGAATGAATCGGCTCGAAGTCGTCGACAATTCTTCTTTCTAATTGTTTTTGGATCAGGTTCTGGATCGCTTTTAGATCATCGACTTCATCGGCGCTGACTAAGGAAATTGCGTGGCCTTTTTCTCCGGCACGACCGGTACGGCCAATACGATGAACATAATCTTCGGCGACGTTTGGTAGATCGTAGTTCACTACCACTGGCATTTGATCAATATCGAGCCCGCGTGCAGCGACGTCGGTCGCGACTAAGGCATGAACCTTGCCCGATTTAAATTCCTGTAACGCACGGTTACGCGCGTTCTGGCTTTTACCGCCATGAATCGAGGTGGCTTTTATGCCGCGCTTTTCCAGCGCAAGGCTTAACCTGTTCGCGCCTCGGCGCGTTCTGACGAATACCAGCAGCTGATGCCAGCGATGGTCTTCGATCAAATGGCTCAGC
This window harbors:
- a CDS encoding serine hydrolase domain-containing protein → MRIIYALLTSLLVSSCYVAAKQELQDTDNQSSRANNIEQNLTPIYSIKGKTPRKSIQDFMQRDKIPGLSMTFIDKGQIAWTRTYGYSNLENKTKVTKDTVFAAGSVSKPVSATAALALVDQGVLTLDSDVNQYLKGWTVPENEYTKNEKVTLRRLISHTAGFNRYFHSRYSPKEQMPTVEQMLSGEAPSKDQPAKLIYEPGYGYKYSNPGYLVLEELLTDVTQQSFVETLDELVLKPSGMSHSSFQQPIAAHLKDKKATGYSANQKPYPYRAYSFKALGGLWATSNDLGRWLITLLNDHHAGTNTLLSQKLTNQIFDQDGNRLSFALWAWKDDIVFRHTGHNPGFTSFVFGSVNNQQAIVVMTNSDNTQDLFDHIQRAVAEEYQWDYFRPEAYDVYQGETIDLLKISRQFEWNGNYMNFSDEEDGFYMQINNERFLLVPIAKNQFLSPDNSLKIIFDEDNLDQVTIWKANGDRTTANRM
- a CDS encoding serine hydrolase domain-containing protein is translated as MNPLNKLIYIFAVALCSCATTKPVQPTIKTSTGRDIKVAEFEQFVEQKMQQHDIPGLSIAIITDDELTYSKNFGVKNSLTKEPVAPDTLFEAASVSKPLFGFFVLQQAEKGVINLDQPIAEYYQDDEIDTQDPNHKLLTARMILNHSSGFVNWREKSEDNNKKDKLRFTFKPGTQYGYSGEAYQYLKRALAYQLSLSDIELDQYFRNENSSYFDTSDMAFTWKEEYAKRKAYSHRNGEPTDNSSQGPADWFGSAGSLHTDAKSYAQFLLYLMQHQNHSQEQNQNLAQQSLALQNDLPKVPNGNYRSLLFPYWEVDGEIRFAHSGNNGDTRAYCHFYQDKPFGIVMFSNTDKFFASQFAKQILGYLDEPYPYH